Below is a window of Loxodonta africana isolate mLoxAfr1 unplaced genomic scaffold, mLoxAfr1.hap2 scaffold_201, whole genome shotgun sequence DNA.
GAGCCTAACTTGTGGCTGTTGGTTTCATTCCCTCCAGAAAGACACCTGTGGAGAGATGAAATGGATGTCTACAACCAAACTACCATCACAGAGTTCATCCTCAGTGGTCTCTCTGACCTCCCAGAGGTACGCTACCCTCTCTTTGTGGTCTTTGCTGCCATCTATCAGGTCACCTTGGTGGGAAATGGGGCCATTCTCCTTGCTGTTGGAACTAAACAAAAGCTGCACACacccatgtattattttttggcaAATCTGTCCCTCTTAGATATTTTCTGCCCATCAGCTACTGTTCCCAAGATGCTCAAGAACCTCTTGACCAAGAATCAAAGCATTTCTTTTGTTGGATGTGCTTTGCAGCTTTTTTTCCTAGTGGCCCTGGCAGGGACCGAGGTCTTCCTTCTCGCTGTCATGGCTTATGACCGGTACGTGGCCATATGTTTCCCCCTTTCTTACATCCTCATCATGACAAAGGGGAGCTGTGTGAAGCTTACAGCAGGGACCTGGGCATCAGGGTTTCTCAATTCTCTTCTGCACACGGTGTTCACGTTCCGCCTGTCTTTCTGCAAGTCCAATCAGGTCAACCAGTATTATTGTGGCATCCCTCCAGTGGTGGCCCTCTCCTGCTCTTCCACGTATGTGGCAGAAATGCTTGTCTTAGTGGTAGGAGGTATCTTGGGCATCAGTGCCTTTCTAATCACTGGTATCTCTTATATCTACATCATATCCACCATCCTAAAGATCAGGTCAGCTGAAGGGAAGTGCAAAGCCTTCTCCACATGTGCTTCTCACCTCCTTGtggcttgtttgttttatggtaCAATGATATTTACCTATATCCGCCCCTCCTCCAGCCACCACTCCCCAGCCAGAGACAGGCTCATCTCAATGCTGTATGGGGTTATTACCCCAATGTTAAACCCCCTcatctacagcctgagaaacACGGAGGTAAAAGGAGCACTCAGAAAGGTTTTATGTCATAAGGCATGTTTAAAGCAAGGATGATATTACTCAGTTAGCATTCCACTTAATCTGAATTCACAAGAAGGTTTGGAAGAATTCATAGGAATAATATTTTACATTGACATAGAGAGGACATACCTATGTATagacagaaatttatacacacacacatatacatataactaTTGTTACACCTATCTAAAAGGAACTccgatggagcagtggttaagtgctcagctattaaccaaaagatcaaggattccaacccaccagctgctcggagggagaaagatgtcaggttgcttccataaatattaaaacccattgccatgggttgatttctactcatagtggccctataggacgaagtagaaatgcaccataggatttccaaggagtggctagtggattcaaactgcgaccttttggttagcagccaagttcttaaccactgtgccaccagacctccccataaagattacagccttggaaaccctatggggcagcttcgctctgtcctgtagggtcaaaaTCTACTCTTCAGCAGCAGGTTTATATCTATCTATACCATGAGTTGCAatcgggtttggttgttttggttatATACCTATGTGTATTTATCTATTGGGAACGTGAAATTTATCTTAAAAACTGTCATaggttgaaatgtgtccccccaaaatatgtgtcaacttggttaggccatgattcccagtatggtgtggttgttctccattttgtgattataattttcctatgtcttataaatcctaatctctgcctgtggttaatgaggcaagattggattatgctgaagaggattagggtgggatataaaacccttgcccaggtcacattcttgatccaatgtaaagggagtttccctggtgtgtatcctgcaccaccttttatcttacaagagataaaaggaaagggaagcaagcagagagtttggttgttttggttatATACCTATGTGTATTTATCTATTGGGAACGTGAAATTTATCTTAAAAACTGTCATaggttgaaatgtgtccccccaaaatatgtgtcaacttggttaggccatgattcccagtatggtgtggttgttctccattttgtgattataattttcctatgtcttataaatcctaatctctgcctgtggttaatgaggcaagattggattatgctgaagaggattagggtgggatataaaacccttgcccaggtcacattcttgatccaatgtaaagggagtttccctggtgtgtatcctgcaccaccttttatcttacaagagataaaaggaaagggaagcaagcagagagtcggggacctcatgccaccaagaaagaagcaacaggaacagagcacgtcctttggacctggggttcctgtgcagagaagcttctagcccaggggaaaattgacaagaaggatcttcctctagagttGACAGATAGCCTTCctctggaggtgatgccctgaacttggacttctagcctactggactgtgagaaaataaatgtaactttgttaaacccatccacttgtagtttttctgttgcagcagcactagatgactaagacaaaaacagatttttttgtgAGTAAATATGGGACTGTTATTAATTGCACTGGTAGAGGAGGTACAAACTGAGTCTTTCTTAAATAAACATGAATCTATTACCACATTGTATACCCATGTCCATATCCCTACTTATACCTATACTTATACACACCCATACATATATATCCACAAATCTAcaacttcatttttatttctatatctaAATGTCTAAtatagccaaaaccaaaaatcaaacccactgctgtggagttgattccaactcagagagaccctataggacagagtagaactgcccccacaggatttctaaggctgtaatctttatggaagcaggctgccacatcttcctcctgtggagctgctggtgggttggaaccgctgacctttcagataATAGTGAGAGcgttagccactgcgccaccagggcccactTCTATCTTGTATTAACCTCTTGTATCTATATATCATATAATTCTAATATATCAATATATAATtttgctctttctctttttcagctTTGGTTTCC
It encodes the following:
- the LOC135229319 gene encoding olfactory receptor 5V1-like: MDVYNQTTITEFILSGLSDLPEVRYPLFVVFAAIYQVTLVGNGAILLAVGTKQKLHTPMYYFLANLSLLDIFCPSATVPKMLKNLLTKNQSISFVGCALQLFFLVALAGTEVFLLAVMAYDRYVAICFPLSYILIMTKGSCVKLTAGTWASGFLNSLLHTVFTFRLSFCKSNQVNQYYCGIPPVVALSCSSTYVAEMLVLVVGGILGISAFLITGISYIYIISTILKIRSAEGKCKAFSTCASHLLVACLFYGTMIFTYIRPSSSHHSPARDRLISMLYGVITPMLNPLIYSLRNTEVKGALRKVLCHKACLKQG